AGCTTGATAAATCACTCACAAGGGAATTATATGTAGAATGAAATCCATATGAAGACAGTGGTACTAATCCAATAGTTAATTTGAAATGACAGAATATCCTTTTGCCTATAGTCGAGCTGATTCATTATTcaattcattttttttgttttgttttttccttGTTAATGTATCCTTTCTAATTACTCTTATCTTGAAATTTTCTTCACAGGAAACATTCAAGGACATCATGGAAAGTGAGTGttgataatattttaaattttatatatgtcTACCTGTAGATTTTCACTCGCACACTATTTCTACCAGCAAAGccttttgttctaaatatgctCCTTTTTTTCTGTGTTCAGATCTAAACTTGGCATATCCCAAGATGATGGATGTTGCCGTACCATCTAATATGGTCTGTGGGCTGCAAGATATAATCTCAAAAGTCTAAATATCTTCCGAATGAAAATGTTGTAGGTGTGGTTCCAGCGCACCATAGTGTTTCAAAGATTGCATGTTCCATTTTGTCAGTACAACTAGATTTTCTGAGTGTTGATACTTAAAGAATCTCCTGTCTTTACTAGTGGAACCTATtggttttagaaaaataaaaaggtcCACTATCTTGTAATGTGGTGATGTTACTAGTTGAGTACTACATTCTTGGCTTTCAACTATCGTTGAGGAGCCATTTGGTGTGAAAAGACAAATTTTCTACTCTAGCTTTTAATTTGTTTTAGATCATTTGTATTAAATATGGTCCAAGCAGAACTATGGATCTCTTGCtaacaacatcatcatcaaaaccctTCTCTTCTCTGGTTCATGATGATATCAAGGCAAAACAAATTTCAGTTCTtgtacaccttttttttttttctaagctgAATATCAAGGCATGGTGATATATTTAGATCTCAAGTTGGCAACCTGTGTTTCCTTTTCCTATTTGTGTCAATTATTATAGTTATAGTCGGATGCAGTAGCCTGGAGAGCATTGCTTGGAGCAAGGGAAGTATATGAAGACCAGTGCCATAGCAGGAATGTGCAAGTTTGACACAAGGCATTAATGGCAGGAAAAAGCTATATGAACCTGTAGGATGCAGTAACTGTGATATTCTGTGAAGAGAAGATTGCAGTAATGGAAGTATGTGAAGGATTTGCAGGAAAAGCCACTTCCTGAAATGTTCATGCTTCAGATTTGTAATATTGATGTCTAACAGTATGGTGAGCATAACATGGAAACAGAAACATCCTTTCTGTATTCAGGGGAAGAGCTGCACATATCCAGTCAATATGGCAACAGACAAGATGACTGCCGGTGGTAGAAGCACAAATGCTCCAATTGTTGCAAAGAAGACAGAGTCGTTTCTTTGTTCAACTTCATTCAGGTAAGCCTGTCGCTTGATGTTTCTTTTCTGTGATATGGTCAATGTATTCAGACTTGCTTTCAGCTTCTTACCAAGTGGAAGGATGAACTCACCATCTCTGTCTCCTACTATTTCAGAAAGCTGTTCTCGGATGGTAGGTCTGGGGGGATCACCAAGACTGTCATAACCTGTTTGCAAAGTCACAGTGAGTCATCTTTGACAAAGTGGTGGTGATGCTAATGCTAGCTGGTAATCCTTTTGGACAACTTGTACATACCACTTGCAGTAGGAGAGGAAGATGTCAGTTGTTCCAAGAGATCCAGTTGATTTCGTGCGGATGAGCCTTTGAACACACACACAAGTTTCAGATTTACTACAAAGAAAATGCTCAAGCATACATGTTCACAAATTTGTTTGAAAGAGTAGAAGCATTGTCGTCCTAAAGGTAGAGGCTATCAACAACGGAAGCAAAAGAAGAACCAAGGTAAGGGAAATGatgagtgtgtgtgtatatacaatATGTATATAGGGAGAGTTCAAATCCTACTTTATTCATCCTTTCCCTTGTTCCTAACAAAGTTCTAAACTATATTTTTTTCAGGTTTCTGGCATTCATCTATGGTCATCATGATCATGTCCTGGAAATTTTTTTATGGAAGATCACTTTGACATTGAAAGAAACTAGTGGAAGTTGGTGCTTGCCCGAAGTTTATCTCTTTGAGTCTTGACCCAGGTACTAACATTTTCATTAGTATCCCTCTTTACTAATTGACTACACATTTATATAGAATGAACAAGGATAAAATTGCATGCTGCAGTAAGCATCTTGAAACTTCTGTAATGATAGAAGACAGGTGATGTTTTATCTTGAAACTTCTGTAATAATAAAATTCCGTGCTGCAGTAAGCATCTTGAAGCATCTTAAAATTGCATGCTGCAATAACCTAGCAGAGGTTAGGTGATTCTTGTTTTCCTTTTGATAAACAAACAACCCAAAAAATACACTActgattgataatatattttgataGAACACTTTGTTTTGGGCAATTAATGGCTGTAAAAGAAAACTATATTATCACTACAAGGCTGAGAAGTATTTCCATCTTTTTCCCTGTACTAAATGATTATTTCTGGTATCTGGCTAGAATTCACAACACTATCTATATATACTAAATGATTCTTTCTTCTACATGTTCGAAGATTACTCTTGTGGTCAGAATTGTAACAGCAATATAGCATTTGAACATCCAAAGCCAAATAACTGGTCTACAGcagattttctttcctttttcagtTTCTATGATCTCTACACCTTTGGAATTGAGATCCTTATAGTATCCAttgcaacaagaaaaagaaagaaaagaacaacaaaaacaAAGGTGAGAATCTTTACTGGTTGGACTGGTATCCTCTGCAATACTCTCTGATTGTGATGCTTTACAGGGAGAGAAACACTTCTCAGAGCTTGTGGGCTTGAACAGCACACTCTGGTTCTTTGTTGGCACTCTCTCTGTAGCCTGAACCCAAGGAGGAGGCTTGGggagagaagaggaaggggcgAAGTTCCAGGCCATGGATGATCTCAGAAGCTTTGAAGAAGTCCATATGATTGTGTGTTATTAGGTTGAGTTCCAGCCACAGAACAAAGAAGAGCTTAACACCACAAGTACTAGTGAGAGGGGAAGCTTGATACAAGAACACTGTGGAAGTACTTGCATGAAAGGAGTATCTTAGGACAACCAGGTCCACTATTTCAGCAAAATTGTCCATACTTGTATTGGATCAATAACTTTAATGGTTCCCATTTCTCCATGGTCTGAAAATTTTGCATTTATAATTCTTTAAGAATCTCCTTgggaaatacatatatatatatatatatatatatatttatatacataaaagaagttattaaaataattttttaaaaggataagaccaaggtttgccgtatcggactgtaccgtccggtacgggcggtacgtaccggtccgacaggctagcggtacgtggaccgccctgtaccggtccgccccgtaccgagcactgtagcagtgcactgtagcactgctacagtgctcggtacacctggatataccgagcggtatatcgtaccgtaccggtactgagcccgggtcgaaacgtcggtacgatacggtacggcgaacctttgataagattaaatttgttctttaatttaaatttaagaaggttgtttggatgaaaaagaatatatgttataaattattttgtttactGAATTGGACCTTATGAAATAGTATAGGCTGATATTACCTTTGGGTCTTCTGTTGAATATGGTTTCTTTTTCTGTTGAATATGGTTTCTTTCTTTAATATATCGTGAGATGCTAATAAAGTTAATGTACTTGATTAGGTACTTTCTGAATTTTTTTGAAATAAGAGATGATTGggtgagaaaaaaatataaatattatcggccaattctctctctctctctctctctctctctctctctctctttctcttactTCTCGCTCTCTCTCACCTAATCTGTTTACCCCTCGGATCTCACTTTTCCTCACCGTGAACTCCTCCCTCCGACTCCATGTCTTCCCAAGaccaccaccatcatcaccaCCACGAAGGCGATCGCCACCATCATACCCATGAGTAAATgtcctctcttcctctcctcttttcgTTTTGTTGATGCCACTCGCGGGGCGTTTCCTCGTCTCTCTCATTCACGGGCTGCTCTTCTGTCTTCTTGATGTGGTTTCCCGCAGAGAAGGCTCCTTGGCCGCGGCATCGTGGGTCGGTCCGGATGGGAGGGTGTACCACTCCCACGACGGCCTGGCGCCGCACTCGCACGAGCCCATCTACTCACCGGGATTCTTCAGCAAGCGAGCGCCGCCCCTTGTTGACAGGGACTTCAAGGAGCGCGCTTTCACTGTTGGCATCGGCGGCCCCGTCGGCACCGGGTTACCCTTCTCCTTCCTCTTAAATCAAATAAAGCACCTTTAAGTTTCAaagattcttaaaaaaatatttttttgtcaattTTTGGACTTGAAAGGTTAGAATTTTGGCTCAATGTTGTCACATAAAGGGATCTCTCAACTTCTTATGGACCAAAATTTTAGGTAAATCATAATGTATTTAGGTTTTGGTATAAGTAGAACAAGTATTACATAATATTTTGTGGTGCATCTACACACAGTGTGTGAGCTATCTAACTTGTGGTGTCACTTGTTTGACCAAAGTTTTATTTTGGAATTAAGCTCTATTATCAATACGATGACTAAGTTTTGCTTGTTTTATGGATACTGTTAGTTTGATGTCAAATGCAAAGGATTGACTTGAAGACCTTACCATTTCTTAGTGAAACTAATGTTACATACACACATTACAGCAAGCAATATACCCTGGAAGTTCTTTTAGAAAAATGACAGGTTCTAATAGTGTAATTCCTTCTAATAGTGTAATACCTGCTAAATCTCTTGGGCCAGATGATGTCATGAGTATAAAAATATCACAATATCTTGCATttgaagaaattaaaaaaaaggaaatgaagTATACCGTAGAACCTTGCTGAGCATCTGGGGCATCAGTGATGATGAATGTCTTAGATATGGTGGATGTGCTTCGGGCTAACAACAATGTTTTCTGATAGGTTTTGATTGAAAATAATGAACAGTATAAAGAAATACAGGGATCTTAATAAACATGATGCTTGCAATGAAAGTGAACGTGAACTTTTCTAATAATTTTCTGAAAATTATTGTATTGTACCAACTAATCTGCAATTCAGTTAAGATTTTTTTCTGAATTTATGATCGGATGCAAATTActtataatttcaagtttttatcTGTACCATGGTCTTGTCATCAAGTAATCAGTCTAGTTTCTAAAGTGATTTTTTATGTGcttatcttcttttttccttAGTGTGCTAGGAGTTCCTTAAGTCAAAAAGAGGATCTCTAAGATATGATTGTAGTATTTACTCACACAAGGTTGATTATCTATTAACATCACTAATTTTTTGCATGATGCAGAAAAACAGCTTTAATGCTGGCACTTTGCCAAATTCTACGTGACAAATACAGTCTTGCAGCGGTAACTATGAACTTCGAGATCAATGCAGTTTAAGCTTTTTGTCCTCTGTTTCTTTGAATTTTTTGTCAGTGGATGACAATGATAATTTTTCTGAGGAAACATGGAAGTAAAGAAGAGAACTGGATATCTTATTTGTTGCAATTTATTTCAATTTCTTGATCTGGTAGTTATTGCTCTCTAAAATCAAGAGGTTTAGATGGACACATGAAGCAAGACTTATGGAGAAAACTTTCGATTAATGTTGACGTTGTGAAAGTGTTGGAAGGCCGAACTTGTTGTGTTGGAATTGATACAAATTTGACAATTTTAGGTGCTTAAGGTATACTGTGAAATAAGTGTTGTTATAATATTTGTGCTTATTCTTCTTGTTTCTTATTTGGTTCCTTTGTTTTAAGCTTAAATGATATTGAACTTTGCTCCAAAGGATGAAAAAGAAGGAATTTTATACTCTAAAAATTTGCTGCCTCATTAAGAAGTTTTACTTTTGAACTTTCTAAGGCTGTACATAAGAAATCATCAATGACAAGCTTGAACTCAAAGATAATGCCAATGAATCAGTAGAGGTTGCCCCTTGAAGCATAGAAGTTGTGCATTGCATCTTTTGTACGTTTCTATGATTCACATATCATGGGT
The window above is part of the Musa acuminata AAA Group cultivar baxijiao chromosome BXJ1-1, Cavendish_Baxijiao_AAA, whole genome shotgun sequence genome. Proteins encoded here:
- the LOC135676811 gene encoding uncharacterized protein LOC135676811, which translates into the protein MAWNFAPSSSLPKPPPWVQATERVPTKNQSVLFKPTSSEKCFSPCKASQSESIAEDTSPTSSSARNQLDLLEQLTSSSPTASGYDSLGDPPRPTIREQLSEIVGDRDGEFILPLGKKLKASLNTLTISQKRNIKRQAYLNEVEQRNDSVFFATIGAFVLLPPAVILSVAILTGYVQLFP